A single window of Desulfuromonas sp. TF DNA harbors:
- a CDS encoding acyl-CoA dehydrogenase family protein, with protein sequence MQFGLTDEQKMMQEMARDFAQKEILPTLKEDEANHNYRPERVKKMADLGFFGCALPEEYG encoded by the coding sequence ATGCAATTCGGACTGACCGACGAACAGAAGATGATGCAGGAAATGGCCCGGGATTTCGCCCAGAAGGAAATCCTCCCCACCCTCAAGGAGGATGAGGCCAACCATAATTACCGCCCCGAGCGGGTCAAGAAGATGGCCGATCTGGGCTTTTTCGGCTGCGCCCTGCCCGAGGAGTACGGC